The following are encoded together in the Macadamia integrifolia cultivar HAES 741 chromosome 10, SCU_Mint_v3, whole genome shotgun sequence genome:
- the LOC122091057 gene encoding uncharacterized protein LOC122091057 isoform X1, producing MAQTSNGSNALGYRDAYRAATEGNLEILMKFCSQHSKAVPIDASGDTVCHLLARNFHAKVVSELLLKFPYHDLMTMRNSEEETALHEAARVGCIEIADLIFQKQDDLITDRNKLGETPIFLAAAFGQEKMLRFFFNKRSYSGNYDDLRRNTDGSTILHAAVIGEFYGLALVIMELYPELSFATNDKGITALHLLAKSPLSFRSGTIYSSVNLGSSTFILLEILAVAIYSCVPMDDSVCIKEDPEDPRWDCSKDRYTALRDGKKGRMKQLFKSFLRSLPLLKNVVDAKQKHGDALEVVKRFVETKSKDPTLNYYNTHDDGDPLLQATKCGIIEVVQVILQEFPDAIEVRDKISGKNIFHLVAEFRQDKIFDFLQSQKLPITKKMLIQVDKKGNTPLHLAAKYEFYQKRHVLPMLHLMPWEMFWFKRVGHLSPRETYHLQNSESQTPQELFDNTHNEVLQHSERWVKENTTVVMVISTLIVASMFTAALSIPGGFSSDKGIPVLIHHKYMRTYFFSVTSALFFSLGTLGFALDIYCKHFQHEDFYFSLPLKNFLCSSSLFCCVISTVVAYMSARQLESLATYTRMDYNRGGMSASFSFLIALLIFMDIMLPVSCFLIKMLFHSLSSQK from the exons ATGGCTCAAACAAGTAATGGATCCAATGCTTTGGGTTACAGAGACGCCTATAGAGCAGCCACTGAAGGGAATTTGGAAATTCTCATGAAGTTTTGCTCCCAACATTCCAAGGCAGTACCAATCGATGCTTCAGGAGACACAGTCTGCCACTTACTTGCTCGAAATTTCCATGCTAAGGTCGTCAGTGAGCTTCTTCTTAAGTTTCCTTACCATGACCTTATGACGATGAGAAACAGTGAAGAAGAGACAGCACTCCATGAAGCTGCCAGGGTTGGTTGCATAGAGATTGCTgatctcatattccagaaacagGACGACCTCATCACAGACCGTAATAAGCTCGGCGAGACTCCCATCTTTTTAGCTGCGGCTTTTGGACAGGAGAAAATGTTAcgctttttctttaataaaaggTCATATTCTGGAAATTATGATGACCTTAGAAGGAATACTGACGGCTCTACCATTCTCCATGCTGCCGTGATTGGTGAATTTTATG GTCTGGCTTTGGTGATAATGGAGTTATATCCGGAACTTTCTTTCGCTACAAATGATAAAGGAATTACAGCTCTTCATCTATTAGCGAAATCGCCGTTGTCGTTCAGGAGTGGGACAATTTACTCTTCGGTGAATCTGGGCTCATCAACCTTCATTCTCCTGGAGATTTTGGCTGTTGCTATCTACTCAT GTGTTCCAATGGATGATTCTGTGTGTATCAAAGAGGATCCTGAAGATCCACGATGGGACTGCAGCAAGGACAGATATACAGCTCTCCGAGATGGCAAAAAGG GGAGGATGAAACAATTATTCAAATCATTTCTTAGAT CCCTCCCATTGCTTAAAAATGTGGTAGATGCAAAGCAAAAGCATGGAGATGCCTTAGAGGTGGTAAAGCGCTTTGTGGAAACAAAGTCCAAAGACCCCACACTGAACTACTACAATACTCATGATGATGGAGATCCACTTTTGCAAGCTACAAAATGTGGTATAATTGAAGTCGTCCAAGTAATCCTCCAAGAGTTTCCAGATGCCATTGAAGTGCGGGACAAGATCTCTGGCAAGAACATCTTCCATCTAGTTGCAGAGTTCCGTCAAGACAAAATTTTTGACTTCTTGCAATCTCAGAAATTACccataacaaaaaaaatgctGATACAAGTTGACAAGAAGGGCAATACACCTTTGCATCTCGCGGCCAAGTatgaattttatcaaaagagGCATGTGCTTCCAATGTTACATCTAATGCCATGGGAGATGTTCTGGTTTAAG CGTGTAGGACATTTATCTCCACGAGAGACATACCATCTTCAAAATTCCGAAAGCCAAACACCCCAGGAGCTGTTCGATAATACTCACAATGAAGTCTTACAACATAGCGAGaggtgggtgaaggaaaacacAACCGTCGTTATGGTTATATCTACACTTATTGTAGCCTCCATGTTCACAGCAGCCTTAAGTATCCCTGGGGGTTTCAGTTCTGATAAGGGCATTCCTGTTCTTATTCATCACAAATACATGAGAACATACTTCTTCTCAGTGACATCAGCCTTATTCTTCTCACTTGGCACATTGGGTTTTGCTCTAGATATTTACTGTAAACACTTTCAACACGAGGATTTTTACTTTTCCTTACCCTTGAAAAATTTTCTATGTAGTTCGAGTCTCTTCTGCTGTGTGATCTCTACAGTTGTAGCATATATGAGTGCTCGCCAACTTGAGTCATTGGCAACTTATACACGTATGGACTACAACCGTGGAGGAATGAGTGCCAGCTTTTCATTCTTAATAGCTCTTCTTATCTTCATGGATATAATGCTCCCAGTGTCTTGTTTCTTGATAAAAATGctttttcattctctctcttctcagaAGTAG
- the LOC122091057 gene encoding uncharacterized protein LOC122091057 isoform X2, producing the protein MAQTSNGSNALGYRDAYRAATEGNLEILMKFCSQHSKAVPIDASGDTVCHLLARNFHAKVVSELLLKFPYHDLMTMRNSEEETALHEAARVGCIEIADLIFQKQDDLITDRNKLGETPIFLAAAFGQEKMLRFFFNKRSYSGNYDDLRRNTDGSTILHAAVIGEFYGVPMDDSVCIKEDPEDPRWDCSKDRYTALRDGKKGRMKQLFKSFLRSLPLLKNVVDAKQKHGDALEVVKRFVETKSKDPTLNYYNTHDDGDPLLQATKCGIIEVVQVILQEFPDAIEVRDKISGKNIFHLVAEFRQDKIFDFLQSQKLPITKKMLIQVDKKGNTPLHLAAKYEFYQKRHVLPMLHLMPWEMFWFKRVGHLSPRETYHLQNSESQTPQELFDNTHNEVLQHSERWVKENTTVVMVISTLIVASMFTAALSIPGGFSSDKGIPVLIHHKYMRTYFFSVTSALFFSLGTLGFALDIYCKHFQHEDFYFSLPLKNFLCSSSLFCCVISTVVAYMSARQLESLATYTRMDYNRGGMSASFSFLIALLIFMDIMLPVSCFLIKMLFHSLSSQK; encoded by the exons ATGGCTCAAACAAGTAATGGATCCAATGCTTTGGGTTACAGAGACGCCTATAGAGCAGCCACTGAAGGGAATTTGGAAATTCTCATGAAGTTTTGCTCCCAACATTCCAAGGCAGTACCAATCGATGCTTCAGGAGACACAGTCTGCCACTTACTTGCTCGAAATTTCCATGCTAAGGTCGTCAGTGAGCTTCTTCTTAAGTTTCCTTACCATGACCTTATGACGATGAGAAACAGTGAAGAAGAGACAGCACTCCATGAAGCTGCCAGGGTTGGTTGCATAGAGATTGCTgatctcatattccagaaacagGACGACCTCATCACAGACCGTAATAAGCTCGGCGAGACTCCCATCTTTTTAGCTGCGGCTTTTGGACAGGAGAAAATGTTAcgctttttctttaataaaaggTCATATTCTGGAAATTATGATGACCTTAGAAGGAATACTGACGGCTCTACCATTCTCCATGCTGCCGTGATTGGTGAATTTTATG GTGTTCCAATGGATGATTCTGTGTGTATCAAAGAGGATCCTGAAGATCCACGATGGGACTGCAGCAAGGACAGATATACAGCTCTCCGAGATGGCAAAAAGG GGAGGATGAAACAATTATTCAAATCATTTCTTAGAT CCCTCCCATTGCTTAAAAATGTGGTAGATGCAAAGCAAAAGCATGGAGATGCCTTAGAGGTGGTAAAGCGCTTTGTGGAAACAAAGTCCAAAGACCCCACACTGAACTACTACAATACTCATGATGATGGAGATCCACTTTTGCAAGCTACAAAATGTGGTATAATTGAAGTCGTCCAAGTAATCCTCCAAGAGTTTCCAGATGCCATTGAAGTGCGGGACAAGATCTCTGGCAAGAACATCTTCCATCTAGTTGCAGAGTTCCGTCAAGACAAAATTTTTGACTTCTTGCAATCTCAGAAATTACccataacaaaaaaaatgctGATACAAGTTGACAAGAAGGGCAATACACCTTTGCATCTCGCGGCCAAGTatgaattttatcaaaagagGCATGTGCTTCCAATGTTACATCTAATGCCATGGGAGATGTTCTGGTTTAAG CGTGTAGGACATTTATCTCCACGAGAGACATACCATCTTCAAAATTCCGAAAGCCAAACACCCCAGGAGCTGTTCGATAATACTCACAATGAAGTCTTACAACATAGCGAGaggtgggtgaaggaaaacacAACCGTCGTTATGGTTATATCTACACTTATTGTAGCCTCCATGTTCACAGCAGCCTTAAGTATCCCTGGGGGTTTCAGTTCTGATAAGGGCATTCCTGTTCTTATTCATCACAAATACATGAGAACATACTTCTTCTCAGTGACATCAGCCTTATTCTTCTCACTTGGCACATTGGGTTTTGCTCTAGATATTTACTGTAAACACTTTCAACACGAGGATTTTTACTTTTCCTTACCCTTGAAAAATTTTCTATGTAGTTCGAGTCTCTTCTGCTGTGTGATCTCTACAGTTGTAGCATATATGAGTGCTCGCCAACTTGAGTCATTGGCAACTTATACACGTATGGACTACAACCGTGGAGGAATGAGTGCCAGCTTTTCATTCTTAATAGCTCTTCTTATCTTCATGGATATAATGCTCCCAGTGTCTTGTTTCTTGATAAAAATGctttttcattctctctcttctcagaAGTAG